In the genome of Natronorubrum sediminis, one region contains:
- a CDS encoding FAD/NAD(P)-binding protein: protein MYECVIVGGGIHGTYCCQQVLEETDLEREDLLIVDPNERLLASFRRKAAACDMDELRSTFVHHVGTEPFGLESFAEGHDREDELRPTPGYPRRPTLSLFLDYADYVIERANLSSLHRRATVDSIRRSNRGDGHLVLETTAEDRAAGSGLNGRIRTRSCVLAIGHGGRYREPEWAEGVDSITHVWSDFDPERSVDETVVVGGGITAAQLATCLAPRESVTLCPRHELETAAIEADPRWINWNHIGRHLHRHPPGSRERLETVSEARNDGTIPPTLFERLETAREDESLSVRRGDVRSARAVDCDGRVRLFLADGGCLSADRAVLATGFDPVFEHPFVDRVADELALERGHRGMPVLDDETLAWTRTDGQPSSLFVTGALAAGTVGPLAGNIAGARRAADRLAPAIAAVRNQAIPAD, encoded by the coding sequence ATGTACGAGTGCGTCATTGTCGGCGGTGGCATCCACGGTACCTACTGCTGTCAACAGGTCCTCGAGGAGACCGACCTCGAGCGCGAGGATCTCCTGATCGTCGACCCGAACGAACGGCTGCTCGCGTCGTTTCGCCGGAAGGCAGCAGCTTGCGACATGGACGAACTCCGATCGACGTTCGTCCACCACGTCGGCACCGAGCCGTTCGGCCTCGAGAGCTTCGCCGAAGGCCACGACCGCGAGGACGAACTCCGGCCGACGCCGGGTTATCCGCGTCGACCGACGCTGTCGTTGTTCCTGGATTACGCAGACTACGTGATCGAACGCGCGAATCTCTCGTCGCTCCACCGGCGAGCGACCGTCGACTCAATTCGCCGGTCGAACCGAGGCGATGGGCACCTCGTTCTCGAGACGACGGCCGAAGACCGAGCGGCGGGTTCAGGGCTCAATGGCCGAATCCGAACCCGCTCTTGCGTACTGGCGATCGGTCACGGCGGCCGCTATCGCGAACCCGAGTGGGCCGAGGGCGTCGACTCGATCACGCACGTTTGGAGCGATTTCGATCCGGAGCGATCCGTCGACGAGACCGTCGTCGTCGGCGGCGGAATCACCGCGGCCCAACTCGCGACCTGTCTCGCCCCCAGGGAATCGGTCACGCTCTGTCCACGACACGAACTCGAGACCGCAGCGATCGAAGCCGACCCGCGCTGGATCAACTGGAACCACATCGGCCGACACCTCCACCGACACCCGCCGGGATCGCGCGAGCGACTCGAGACCGTCAGCGAGGCGCGAAACGATGGGACGATTCCGCCCACGCTGTTCGAGCGCCTCGAGACGGCCCGCGAGGACGAGTCGCTCTCGGTCCGACGCGGCGACGTTCGCTCGGCTCGCGCGGTCGACTGCGACGGCCGCGTCCGGCTCTTTCTCGCAGACGGCGGCTGTCTCTCCGCCGATCGTGCCGTGTTGGCGACCGGATTCGACCCCGTCTTCGAGCACCCGTTCGTCGACCGCGTGGCCGACGAACTCGCCCTCGAGCGAGGGCATCGAGGGATGCCAGTTCTCGACGACGAGACGCTGGCGTGGACTCGAACCGACGGCCAGCCCTCGTCACTATTCGTCACTGGTGCCCTGGCGGCGGGTACCGTCGGCCCGCTGGCGGGCAACATCGCTGGCGCGCGTCGAGCGGCGGATCGGCTGGCACCTGCGATCGCCGCGGTCAGAAACCAGGCTATCCCGGCCGACTAA
- a CDS encoding rhodanese-like domain-containing protein gives MSKISPSELEERLSSDDPPSVLDIRPSDAYERGSIDGSHNVPVYDDLRRGDEAALRDSLSEIPDDRPVVTVCKAGVVATKATDLLESEGYDALTLAGGIRGWTGYRNQSLGYRLSSFLRQLV, from the coding sequence ATGAGCAAGATCAGTCCCTCGGAACTCGAGGAGCGACTCTCGAGCGACGACCCGCCGTCCGTTCTCGATATCCGTCCGAGCGATGCCTACGAGCGCGGGTCCATCGACGGAAGCCACAACGTCCCCGTGTACGACGATTTGCGACGCGGCGACGAGGCCGCCCTTCGCGACTCGCTTTCGGAGATCCCGGACGACCGGCCCGTCGTCACGGTCTGTAAAGCCGGCGTCGTCGCGACGAAGGCGACCGACCTCCTCGAGTCGGAAGGCTACGACGCGCTCACGCTCGCTGGTGGCATCCGCGGCTGGACGGGGTACAGAAATCAGTCACTGGGCTACCGCCTCTCGTCGTTCCTTCGGCAGTTAGTTTGA